A window of Roseateles sp. XES5 genomic DNA:
CCTGCTGGAGGCGCTTTCCGGCTCGGGGACCGGCCTGCCGCCGATCCTCGTTCTGCCGGACCTGCGCCTCAATGGTCCCTTCGCCCAGTTGATGCGCGCCGTCGCCATCGGCCGCAACCTGCCGGTCAACATCACGGATACCTATCGCCGGCCGATGCTGGACAGTCTCGTCGACGGCCAGACCTATCTGCAGCACGCCATTTCGCCCGAGCATTTCCGTGAGTTGCGCCGGCAGTGGCGCAAGCTCGATCAGCTCGGGGCGCTCAGCTACAACGTCGCCCGCCAGCCGGCGGATATCCGGCTGCGCATGGAAGAGTTCCTGCTGCTGGAAGCCTCCGGCTGGAAGGGCCGCGGCCGCACGGCCATGATCAACGACCGTTACCGTGCCGCCTTCGCCCGCGAAGCGATCACCAACCTGGCCGAGACCGACGGCGTGCGCATCCACACGCTGGATCTCGATGGCCGCGCCATCGCCTCCATGGTCGTCTTCATGTCCGGTGGCGAAGCCTATACGTGGAAGACGGCCTATGACGAGGAATTCGCCAAATACTCGCCGGGCAAACTGCTGGTGGCCGAACTCACCGAATGGCATCTCGATGACGCGAATATCGCCCGCTCGGATTCCTGCGCGGTGCCGGATCACCCCGTCATGAGCCGCTTCTGGGAGGAGCGCGAGGACATGGGCACGCTCGTCATCGGCCTGCAGGCAAACCGCGACCGCGACGTGCGGCAGGTCGCGACCCAGCTTCACCTCTACCGCAACACCCGCAACGTGGCGCGGCTGCTGCGCGAGAAGATCCGCTCGCTGGCACGGCGATAGAGCCTTTCCAGCCGAAGAGGCGCGGCCTCTGCGTCGGACAGTACGGCGTCAGGCCGCGTACGGCGTTTCTTCCGCCGCCTGCTTGCGCAGCTGGTGGCGGATGACCTTGCCGGAGGTCGTCAGTGGCAGCGACTCCACGAAATCCACCTCGCGCGGATATTCGTGCATCGAAAGCCGCGACTTCACCCATTCGCGAATGTCCGAGGCGAGCGCCGGCGAGGGCACGTTGCCGGGACGCAGCATCACATAGGCCTTGACGATTTCCGTGCGCACCGGGTCCGGTTTGCCGACCGCGGCGGCAAGCTGCACGGCGGGGTGGCCGGCCAGGCAATCCTCGATCTCGCTCGGGCCGATGCGGTAACCGGAAGAGGTGATGACATCGTCGTCGCGGCCGAAGAAAGTGACGTAGCCTTCCTCGTCCATGCGGCCGAGGTCGCCCGTCGTCATCCAGTCGCCGATGAACTTTTCCGCCGTCGCCTTGTCGTTCTTCCAGTAGCCGAGGAACATG
This region includes:
- a CDS encoding GNAT family N-acetyltransferase, which encodes MTDSHGFDHAIAAGRAQAAIPPAAAHAQPPADQRIATGRPGRTLALYPATAGYELQQELDFLSNRVMEPNVFFTGRFLAPAMPRLEDRTVRLSVIRDESGGRSRMRFLMPFSIEKPGFSIGSSILRAWSNPFGPLGTPLVDAEDAAETLDNLLEALSGSGTGLPPILVLPDLRLNGPFAQLMRAVAIGRNLPVNITDTYRRPMLDSLVDGQTYLQHAISPEHFRELRRQWRKLDQLGALSYNVARQPADIRLRMEEFLLLEASGWKGRGRTAMINDRYRAAFAREAITNLAETDGVRIHTLDLDGRAIASMVVFMSGGEAYTWKTAYDEEFAKYSPGKLLVAELTEWHLDDANIARSDSCAVPDHPVMSRFWEEREDMGTLVIGLQANRDRDVRQVATQLHLYRNTRNVARLLREKIRSLARR